The Rhinatrema bivittatum chromosome 4, aRhiBiv1.1, whole genome shotgun sequence genome window below encodes:
- the KCNJ16 gene encoding inward rectifier potassium channel 16: protein MPTINMHQNSNDSRQGNMKENRNWNRNPHNDSIVSKRRARYRFLQKDGSCNVYFKHISGAWESYVADIFTTLVDIKWRHMFVIFSLSYILSWLLFGLIFWIIALQHGDLTDLEMTPCIDNVHSFTGAFLFSLETQTTIGYGNRCVTEECSMAIIMVTLQSVLSCIIDTFIIGAALAKMAKARKRAQTIRFSYFATVGMRDRKLCLMWRIGDFRPNHMVEGTVRAQLLRYKNDTVKRITMEYKDLKLTNEHIILVTPVTVAHEINRESPLYELDRKALAMQNFEILVTFVYTGDSTGTSHQSRSSYMPQEILWGYRFNEILQVKKKYYKVYCIEFEEVTEFYTPFCSAKQLDLNEQAYGKDEDPLDQGAGNSELQAAARSFDTVAVTSNIEETENIAAFSNQPVQETSYHQALVSLS from the coding sequence ATGCCTACCATCAACATGCATCAGAATAGCAACGATTCCAGACAAGGGAAcatgaaagaaaacagaaattggAACCGAAATCCACACAATGACAGCATAGTATCTAAAAGGAGAGCCCGGTACAGATTTCTTCAAAAAGATGGCAGTTGCAATGTGTATTTCAAGCATATATCTGGAGCATGGGAGAGCTACGTGGCTGACATCTTTACCACTCTTGTGGACATCAAGTGGCGGCACATGTTTGTTATATTTTCTCTGTCATACATTCTTTCGTGGTTGCTCTTTGGTCTTATATTCTGGATTATAGCACTACAGCATGGTGACCTAACTGATCTAGAAATGACACCCTGCATTGACAATGTCCATTCCTTCACTGGAGCATTTCTCTTCTCTCTTGAAACACAAACCACCATTGGCTACGGCAATCGGTGTGTGACAGAGGAATGCTCCATGGCCATAATCATGGTTACACTCCAATCAGTCTTAAGCTGTATCATAGACACTTTCATAATTGGTGCTGCACTGGCCAAAATGGCGAAAGCTAGAAAGAGAGCGCAGACCATACGCTTCAGTTATTTTGCCACTGTAGGCATGAGAGACAGGAAACTTTGTCTTATGTGGCGCATTGGTGATTTTAGACCAAATCACATGGTAGAAGGAACTGTGAGAGCTCAGCTTCTTCGTTACAAGAATGATACGGTAAAAAGAATTACAATGGAGTACAAGGACCTCAAATTAACCAATGAGCACATCATCCTGGTGACTCCGGTGACTGTTGCACATGAAATAAACCGTGAAAGTCCACTGTATGAGCTGGACAGGAAAGCACTGGCCATGCAGAACTTTGAGATTTTAGTTACGTTTGTCTATACCGGTGACTCCACTGGAACATCACACCAATCTAGAAGCTCATATATGCCTCAAGAAATTCTGTGGGGTTACAGGTTTAATGAAATCCTACAGGTGAAGAAAAAATACTATAAAGTCTACTGCATTGAGTTTGAAGAGGTGACCGAGTTCTATACTCCCTTCTGCAGTGCCAAGCAGCTGGACCTCAATGAGCAAGCATATGGCAAAGATGAAGACCCACTGGACCAAGGGGCAGGGAACAGTGAATTGCAGGCTGCAGCTAGGTCATTTGACACTGTTGCTGTCACCAGCAATattgaagaaacagaaaatatagcaGCATTTAGCAACCAGCCTGTTCAAGAAACATCTTATCACCAAGCTCTTGTGTCCCTAAGCTGA